In one window of Frigoriglobus tundricola DNA:
- a CDS encoding MFS transporter encodes MSSATSPGSSPGTNEKILFWASFFTLIAAGIGFSVRAFILKDWGNQFGFTQSELGAITGGGLVGFGIAIIFFSFCADQFGYGKLMLVAFLLHASSAVVTFAATPVFNAYGKEGAHWCLIIGMWLFALGNGTCEAVINPLTATLFPRNKTHWLNILHAGWPLGLILGALIVLGFKQAAPDVRWEIKLGVFLVPVLLYGLMMFNKPFPHSEAKSSGVSLGTTLLTILSPVLLFLFLMQALVGYVELGTDSWIGNITERVLQDETKALLAFIWTNALMFTLRFFAGPIVERINPVGLLFASALLGTAGLFMLGQDFTNATWPWMFAVTIYGLGKTFYWPTLLGTISERFPKGGALALGISGGIGMISAGLLGSPGIGYTQDYFAVQKLKETSPAAYARYKAPDASGFPVFTSITPDQFPPVAGLDNAKLKVFDDWGGVIDPTDWKRKEGKTTTLESDLETVERLEKENKPVEKSLKENLTGLIKWWDAEGRPNYATDKDKLAEARLYGAKQALLYTAVVPALLAVGFLLLILYFMMTGGYKQIHLHDTHPPMEEY; translated from the coding sequence GTGAGCAGCGCGACCTCTCCCGGCAGTTCGCCCGGAACGAACGAAAAGATCCTGTTCTGGGCCAGCTTCTTCACCCTGATCGCGGCCGGCATCGGGTTCTCGGTCCGGGCGTTCATCCTGAAGGACTGGGGCAACCAGTTCGGTTTCACGCAGAGCGAACTCGGGGCGATCACCGGCGGCGGGCTGGTCGGGTTCGGCATCGCGATCATCTTTTTCAGCTTCTGCGCCGACCAGTTCGGCTACGGCAAACTGATGCTCGTCGCGTTCCTCCTCCACGCGTCGAGCGCGGTCGTCACGTTCGCGGCCACCCCGGTCTTTAACGCGTACGGCAAAGAAGGCGCGCACTGGTGCCTCATCATCGGGATGTGGCTGTTCGCGCTGGGCAACGGGACGTGCGAGGCGGTCATCAACCCGCTGACCGCGACGCTGTTCCCGCGGAACAAGACGCACTGGCTGAACATTCTGCACGCCGGCTGGCCGCTGGGCCTGATCCTCGGCGCGCTCATCGTGCTGGGCTTCAAGCAGGCCGCCCCGGACGTCCGGTGGGAGATCAAGCTCGGGGTGTTCCTGGTGCCGGTGCTGCTGTACGGGCTGATGATGTTCAACAAGCCGTTCCCGCACTCGGAGGCGAAGTCGTCCGGCGTGTCGCTCGGCACCACGCTGCTCACGATCCTGTCGCCGGTCCTGCTGTTCCTGTTCCTCATGCAGGCCCTGGTCGGGTACGTGGAACTCGGCACGGACAGTTGGATCGGGAACATCACCGAACGGGTGCTCCAGGACGAAACGAAGGCGCTGCTCGCGTTCATCTGGACGAACGCCCTCATGTTCACGCTGCGGTTCTTCGCCGGGCCGATCGTGGAGCGCATCAACCCCGTCGGGCTGCTGTTCGCCAGCGCGCTCCTGGGCACGGCCGGGCTGTTCATGCTCGGCCAGGATTTCACCAACGCGACGTGGCCCTGGATGTTCGCGGTGACGATCTACGGCCTGGGCAAAACCTTCTACTGGCCGACGCTGCTGGGCACGATCTCCGAGCGGTTCCCGAAGGGCGGCGCGCTGGCGCTGGGCATCAGCGGCGGCATCGGGATGATCTCGGCGGGGCTCCTCGGCAGCCCGGGCATCGGCTACACGCAGGACTATTTCGCGGTGCAGAAGCTGAAGGAGACGTCCCCCGCGGCCTACGCCCGGTACAAGGCGCCGGACGCGTCCGGGTTCCCGGTCTTCACGTCCATTACCCCGGACCAGTTCCCGCCGGTCGCCGGCCTGGACAACGCGAAGTTGAAAGTGTTCGACGACTGGGGCGGCGTGATCGACCCGACCGACTGGAAGCGCAAAGAGGGGAAGACGACGACCCTGGAATCCGACCTGGAAACCGTCGAACGGCTCGAGAAGGAGAACAAGCCGGTCGAGAAATCGCTGAAGGAGAACCTCACCGGGCTGATAAAGTGGTGGGACGCGGAGGGCCGGCCGAACTACGCCACCGACAAGGACAAGCTGGCCGAGGCCCGGCTCTACGGCGCCAAGCAGGCGCTGCTCTACACCGCGGTCGTCCCGGCGCTGCTCGCGGTCGGGTTCCTGCTCCTCATCCTCTACTTCATGATGACCGGCGGGTACAAGCAGATCCACCTGCACGACACCCACCCGCCGATGGAGGAATACTAA
- the ruvX gene encoding Holliday junction resolvase RuvX: protein MGFSTSGPLLGIDFGTVRVGLSVCDPDRIVASPLETYTRKGASADAAYFIGVVAQQRAVGLVVGLPLHSSGEESDKSREARAFAAWLAGVTNRPVVLWDERFTTSLAQDAMIGAKLNRKKRKERVDRVAAQMILQAFLDAGCPPGGSDAVLTDTSHDPPATDTGPN from the coding sequence GTGGGTTTTTCAACTTCCGGCCCCCTCCTCGGTATCGACTTCGGCACGGTCCGCGTCGGGCTGTCCGTCTGCGACCCCGACCGCATCGTCGCGTCGCCGCTGGAAACGTACACCCGAAAGGGCGCGTCGGCCGACGCGGCTTACTTCATCGGCGTCGTGGCCCAGCAGCGCGCGGTCGGCCTAGTGGTCGGGCTGCCGCTGCACAGTAGCGGCGAGGAGAGCGACAAGTCGCGCGAAGCGCGGGCGTTCGCCGCGTGGCTCGCGGGGGTGACGAACCGCCCCGTCGTCCTGTGGGACGAGCGGTTCACGACGTCACTCGCGCAGGACGCAATGATCGGCGCGAAGCTGAACCGCAAGAAGCGGAAGGAGCGCGTGGACCGGGTCGCGGCGCAGATGATTCTGCAAGCGTTCCTCGACGCCGGCTGCCCGCCCGGCGGCAGCGACGCGGTCCTCACGGACACTTCACACGACCCGCCCGCGACCGACACAGGGCCGAATTGA
- a CDS encoding mannose-1-phosphate guanylyltransferase, producing the protein MLHAMIMAGGGGTRFWPRSRAKRPKQFLTFSGDRTLLQGTVDRLAAQVPPERTWVITGEPYVAETRAQLPEVPAGNIIGEPAARDTAPCVGLGAAVIGKVDPDATIAVMPADHVIEPVQEFRRALHAAEQFANDFPEKLITFGIRPTFPSTGYGYIRRGEPAGTRQGVNAAHVIEFKEKPPAEVAEEYVASGNYDWNSGIFVWKPRTILGELHARRPAIHAVVVRIAEAWGTPAWDDVFRASYETAEKKSIDYVVMQDAAKDGKVLVLNAPYTWDDVGSWLALERGNPQDADHNTVQALHCGIQTTGCVIVGDAGRVIGTYGVSNLLIVQDGNAILVADRKYEDKVKEIVDKLKSTGRGEYT; encoded by the coding sequence ATGCTCCACGCGATGATTATGGCCGGCGGTGGCGGAACGCGGTTCTGGCCCCGGAGCCGCGCGAAGCGGCCGAAACAGTTCCTCACGTTCAGCGGCGACCGCACGCTCCTTCAGGGCACCGTGGACCGCCTCGCGGCGCAGGTGCCCCCGGAGCGGACGTGGGTCATTACCGGCGAACCCTACGTCGCGGAGACGCGCGCGCAGCTCCCCGAGGTGCCCGCGGGCAACATCATCGGGGAACCGGCCGCGCGTGACACCGCGCCGTGCGTCGGGCTCGGCGCGGCGGTCATCGGCAAAGTCGATCCCGACGCGACCATCGCCGTCATGCCGGCCGACCACGTCATCGAACCGGTGCAGGAGTTCCGCCGCGCGCTCCACGCCGCCGAGCAGTTCGCGAACGACTTTCCCGAGAAGCTCATCACGTTCGGCATCCGCCCCACGTTCCCGTCCACCGGCTACGGCTACATCCGCCGCGGCGAACCGGCGGGCACGCGCCAGGGGGTGAACGCGGCGCACGTGATCGAGTTCAAGGAAAAACCGCCGGCGGAGGTGGCCGAGGAGTACGTCGCGAGCGGCAACTACGACTGGAACAGCGGCATCTTCGTGTGGAAGCCGCGGACGATTCTCGGCGAACTGCACGCCCGCCGACCGGCGATTCACGCGGTCGTGGTCCGCATCGCGGAGGCGTGGGGCACGCCCGCATGGGACGACGTGTTCCGCGCGTCCTACGAAACGGCCGAGAAGAAGAGCATCGACTACGTGGTCATGCAGGACGCCGCCAAGGACGGCAAGGTGCTGGTGCTGAACGCGCCGTACACCTGGGACGACGTGGGCAGTTGGCTCGCACTGGAACGCGGCAACCCGCAGGACGCGGACCACAACACCGTACAGGCGCTCCACTGCGGCATCCAGACGACCGGCTGCGTGATCGTCGGCGACGCCGGCCGCGTGATCGGCACCTACGGGGTGAGCAACCTGCTGATCGTGCAGGACGGCAACGCGATCCTCGTGGCCGACCGGAAGTACGAGGACAAGGTGAAGGAGATCGTGGACAAGCTCAAGAGCACCGGCCGCGGGGAGTACACGTGA
- a CDS encoding UTP--glucose-1-phosphate uridylyltransferase yields the protein MTSPPPHLQDRLSKFGQEHVLRGWDALDADTRTRLVQHLSAIDFAELDALRHQATKPPESVPADIRPVPITPAAFTAEETARGAEALRRGAVAALLVAGGQGSRLGVLKPKGTFPAGAVSGAPLYQIHAEKVLALSRRAGRPVPFLVMTSPATDTDTRAFFAEHANFGLRAEQVRFFQQGTMPAVCPHSGRLLLEAPGKLFLSPNGHGGTLTALADSGVLADLVSHGVEHVFYFQVDNPLVKVCDPGFIGRHIGTGSEASSKVVAKTEPGEKVGVLVATNGRCGIIEYTLLPKHLAEQREPTGELSFRAGSPAIHVFSVPFLERVTRTAAGSLPYRTALKAVSHYDPHRGETVAAVGKEPNAVKFERFIFDALPHAERWLAVETPRAEEFAPIKNATGPDSPDTSRAAQVALHAQWLKRAGVETHGHPVEVSPLFALDADELAARIPAGTTITEPTVLK from the coding sequence ATGACGTCCCCGCCGCCGCACTTGCAGGACCGGCTCTCGAAGTTCGGACAGGAACACGTCTTGCGCGGGTGGGACGCCCTCGACGCCGACACGCGCACGCGGCTGGTTCAGCACCTCTCAGCGATCGACTTCGCCGAACTCGACGCGCTCCGGCACCAGGCCACGAAGCCGCCGGAGTCGGTCCCCGCCGACATCCGGCCCGTACCGATCACCCCGGCGGCGTTCACGGCCGAGGAAACGGCCCGCGGGGCAGAGGCGCTGCGGCGCGGCGCGGTCGCGGCCCTCCTGGTCGCGGGCGGTCAGGGCAGCCGGCTCGGCGTCCTCAAGCCGAAGGGGACGTTCCCCGCGGGCGCGGTGTCCGGGGCGCCCCTCTACCAGATCCACGCGGAAAAGGTGCTCGCCCTGAGCCGCCGCGCCGGCCGCCCCGTGCCCTTCCTCGTGATGACGAGCCCGGCGACCGATACCGACACCCGCGCGTTCTTCGCCGAACACGCTAATTTCGGTCTGCGCGCCGAGCAGGTGAGGTTCTTCCAGCAGGGGACGATGCCCGCGGTGTGCCCGCACTCCGGGCGGCTGCTGCTCGAAGCGCCGGGCAAGCTGTTCCTCAGCCCCAACGGCCACGGCGGGACGCTCACCGCACTCGCGGACAGCGGAGTCCTGGCCGATCTCGTCTCGCACGGCGTGGAGCACGTCTTCTACTTCCAGGTGGACAACCCACTTGTGAAGGTGTGCGACCCCGGCTTCATCGGCCGCCACATCGGCACGGGCTCGGAGGCGTCTTCAAAGGTCGTTGCGAAGACCGAGCCGGGGGAGAAGGTCGGGGTGCTGGTCGCCACGAACGGCCGCTGCGGTATCATCGAATACACGCTCCTGCCGAAGCACCTGGCCGAGCAGCGGGAGCCGACGGGCGAACTCAGCTTCCGCGCCGGCAGCCCGGCGATTCACGTGTTCTCGGTGCCGTTCCTGGAGCGCGTCACCCGCACCGCGGCCGGGTCGCTCCCGTACCGCACGGCGCTGAAAGCGGTGTCGCACTACGACCCGCACCGCGGGGAAACCGTGGCGGCGGTCGGCAAGGAGCCGAACGCGGTGAAGTTCGAGCGGTTCATCTTCGACGCGCTGCCGCACGCCGAGCGGTGGCTCGCGGTGGAGACGCCGCGGGCGGAAGAGTTCGCCCCGATCAAGAACGCGACCGGCCCCGATTCGCCGGACACGTCCCGCGCCGCGCAGGTCGCGCTGCACGCGCAGTGGCTGAAGCGCGCCGGCGTCGAGACGCACGGCCACCCGGTCGAGGTGTCGCCGCTGTTCGCACTGGACGCGGACGAACTGGCGGCCAGGATCCCGGCCGGAACGACGATCACCGAACCGACGGTACTCAAGTAA
- a CDS encoding YciI-like protein, producing the protein MHFLLLYDVVADYTERRVPLRAGHLAHAWAAVERGELLLGGALADPPDGAVLLFKCDSPAPVEAFARADPYVVNGVVTRWRVRPWTTVVGEGATTPIRELK; encoded by the coding sequence ATGCACTTTTTGCTGTTGTACGATGTGGTGGCGGACTACACCGAACGCCGCGTTCCGTTACGGGCGGGCCACCTCGCCCACGCCTGGGCGGCCGTCGAACGCGGCGAGTTGCTACTCGGCGGGGCGCTCGCGGACCCGCCCGATGGCGCGGTCCTCTTGTTCAAATGTGATTCGCCCGCGCCCGTCGAAGCGTTCGCCCGCGCCGATCCCTATGTGGTGAACGGGGTGGTCACGCGCTGGAGGGTGCGGCCGTGGACGACCGTTGTGGGCGAGGGAGCAACGACCCCGATTCGAGAGCTGAAATAG
- the glgP gene encoding alpha-glucan family phosphorylase: protein MPGRSIRQFTVLPCLPDRLRPLQTLAYNLWWCWNADAVALFRRVNPDLFEALDHSPIRLLGATDQSRFEQLVEDDGFLAHMDRVAAALDHYLKAPTWFQETHAAEADTRIAYFSAEFGIHESVPVYSGGLGVLAGDHLKSASDLGIPLVGVSLMYREGYFRQYLNVDGWQQERYPENDFFTLPLVLERDAAGKPVTVSVQLPGRELALRVWHIQVGRVALYLLDANIPENAVADRSITAQLYGGDLHTRIQQEIVLGVGGIRALRALGKMPTVCHMNEGHAAFTGLERIRLLMEEHGLDFATAFEAVKAGTCFTTHTPVPAGNDAFPMPMIEQYLGEYMGKMGVDRAALAALGRQHPGNEQEPFGMTVLALHLANTSNGVSKLHGSVSRRMWKDLWPELPAAEVPITSITNGVHTQSWLAPEVAQLYDRYLGIQWEERPTDFAIWKRVEHIPDGELWRTHERGRERLVAMARARLKAQLKRRGSPPSEVDAADEVLDPDALTVGFARRFATYKRGDLVFRNFERLVSLVGSKDRPIQFIFAGKAHPQDRGGKELIQRVVQQSRKPEFRKRVVFIEDYDMNVARHLVQGVDVWLNNPRRPLEASGTSGMKICGNGGLNLSILDGWWVEGYDGDNGWAIGAGEEYTDLAYQDEVESRALLDLIEQDIVPTFYKRDAGGLPREWIRRMKRSIMSLVPVFNTNRMVEQYTERCYVPSARRAAKLSGDHLTGAKELAGWRRRVQADWHQVQVASVDAPTSELMKVGGSFPIKVRVGLGPFKPDEVEVQLCYGVLDAMGELAEPKTLPLSANGAVASDGTVFTGEVPCRASGHFGFSVRVLPRHTNLPNLFEPGLVTWG from the coding sequence ATGCCCGGCCGTTCCATCCGTCAGTTCACCGTCCTGCCGTGCCTGCCCGATCGGCTCCGCCCGCTCCAGACGCTCGCGTACAACCTGTGGTGGTGCTGGAACGCCGACGCCGTCGCCCTGTTCCGGCGGGTAAACCCCGACCTGTTCGAGGCGCTCGACCACAGCCCCATCCGGCTGCTCGGCGCCACCGACCAGTCGCGGTTCGAGCAGCTCGTCGAGGACGACGGGTTCCTCGCGCACATGGACCGGGTCGCCGCGGCGCTCGACCACTACCTCAAAGCGCCGACGTGGTTCCAGGAGACGCACGCGGCCGAGGCCGACACCCGCATCGCGTACTTCTCGGCCGAGTTCGGCATCCACGAGAGCGTGCCGGTGTACTCCGGCGGCCTCGGCGTGCTGGCCGGCGACCACCTGAAGAGCGCCAGCGACCTGGGCATCCCGCTCGTGGGCGTCAGCCTCATGTACCGCGAGGGGTACTTCCGCCAGTACCTGAACGTGGACGGGTGGCAGCAGGAGCGGTACCCGGAGAACGACTTCTTCACGCTCCCGCTCGTGCTCGAGCGCGACGCGGCCGGCAAGCCCGTGACCGTGAGCGTTCAGCTCCCGGGCCGGGAGCTGGCGCTGCGCGTCTGGCACATCCAGGTCGGCCGCGTGGCCCTGTACCTGCTGGACGCGAACATCCCCGAGAACGCCGTAGCCGACCGCTCGATCACGGCCCAACTGTACGGCGGCGACCTGCACACCCGCATCCAACAGGAGATCGTGCTGGGCGTCGGCGGCATCCGCGCGCTGCGGGCGCTGGGGAAGATGCCGACCGTGTGCCACATGAACGAGGGGCACGCGGCGTTCACCGGGCTCGAGCGCATCCGCCTGCTCATGGAGGAGCACGGGCTGGACTTCGCCACCGCCTTCGAGGCGGTGAAGGCCGGCACCTGCTTCACCACGCACACCCCGGTCCCGGCCGGGAACGACGCGTTCCCCATGCCCATGATCGAGCAGTACCTCGGCGAGTACATGGGCAAGATGGGCGTGGACCGCGCCGCCCTCGCGGCCCTCGGCCGGCAGCACCCCGGCAACGAGCAGGAGCCGTTCGGGATGACGGTGCTGGCGCTGCACCTGGCGAACACCTCGAACGGCGTGAGCAAGCTCCACGGCAGCGTGTCGCGGCGCATGTGGAAGGACCTGTGGCCGGAGCTGCCGGCCGCGGAGGTACCGATCACCAGCATCACCAACGGGGTCCACACGCAGAGCTGGCTGGCCCCCGAGGTGGCGCAACTGTACGACCGGTACCTGGGCATCCAGTGGGAGGAGCGGCCGACCGACTTCGCCATCTGGAAGCGCGTGGAGCACATCCCCGACGGCGAGCTGTGGCGGACGCACGAGCGGGGCCGGGAGCGGCTCGTGGCGATGGCCCGCGCGCGGCTCAAGGCGCAGCTCAAGCGGCGCGGGTCGCCCCCGTCGGAGGTGGACGCCGCCGACGAGGTGCTCGACCCCGACGCGCTGACCGTCGGATTCGCCCGCCGGTTCGCCACCTACAAGCGGGGCGACCTCGTGTTCCGCAACTTCGAGCGCCTGGTCTCGCTCGTCGGCAGCAAGGACCGGCCGATCCAGTTCATCTTCGCCGGCAAGGCCCACCCGCAGGACCGCGGGGGCAAGGAGCTGATCCAGCGCGTCGTCCAGCAGTCCCGCAAGCCGGAGTTCCGCAAGCGCGTGGTCTTCATCGAGGACTACGACATGAACGTCGCGCGGCACCTGGTGCAGGGCGTGGACGTGTGGCTGAACAACCCGCGGCGCCCGCTGGAGGCGTCGGGCACCAGCGGCATGAAGATCTGCGGCAACGGCGGGCTGAACCTGTCCATCCTCGACGGCTGGTGGGTGGAGGGGTACGACGGCGACAACGGCTGGGCGATCGGCGCCGGCGAGGAGTACACGGACCTGGCCTACCAGGACGAGGTGGAGAGCCGCGCGCTGCTCGACCTGATCGAGCAGGACATCGTCCCGACCTTCTACAAGCGGGACGCGGGCGGGCTGCCGCGCGAGTGGATCCGGCGGATGAAGCGGTCCATTATGAGCCTGGTGCCGGTGTTCAACACGAACCGCATGGTGGAACAGTACACCGAGCGGTGCTACGTGCCCAGCGCCCGGCGGGCCGCCAAGCTCAGCGGCGACCACCTGACCGGGGCGAAGGAGCTGGCCGGCTGGCGCCGGCGGGTGCAGGCCGACTGGCACCAGGTACAGGTCGCGAGCGTGGACGCGCCGACGAGCGAGCTGATGAAGGTCGGCGGCAGCTTCCCGATCAAGGTGCGGGTCGGCCTGGGGCCGTTCAAGCCGGACGAGGTGGAGGTGCAACTGTGCTACGGCGTGCTGGACGCGATGGGCGAACTCGCCGAACCGAAAACGCTCCCGCTCTCGGCCAACGGCGCGGTCGCGAGCGACGGCACGGTGTTCACCGGCGAGGTGCCGTGCCGCGCGAGCGGCCACTTCGGGTTCAGCGTCCGCGTCCTGCCCCGGCACACCAACCTGCCGAACCTGTTCGAGCCGGGCCTGGTGACGTGGGGCTAG
- a CDS encoding MBL fold metallo-hydrolase — MRVTDPHAGTRTFTFLGTGTSMGVPMLGCDCRVCTSTNPKNNRYRCSVVVGTPAGNILIDSTPELRLQLLRENVKLVSAVLYTHYHVDHLFGLDDLRVFPVKLNGPLPIYCTDEVEEIIRRAFAYAFAPGSEDVPIGMLPRLELRRIDERPFEVLGQQFTPIPLVHGRFNVFGFRIGDVAYCTDVSSIPDRSWPLLDDLDVFVVDALRPGKPHPSHFSLDQAIEAVRRVKPRRAYLTHMAHSMEYEELMRTLPPGIEPAYDGLKFEF, encoded by the coding sequence GTGAGAGTCACCGACCCGCACGCCGGCACCCGCACGTTCACGTTCCTCGGCACCGGCACCTCGATGGGGGTGCCGATGCTCGGGTGTGACTGTCGCGTCTGTACGTCCACCAACCCGAAGAACAACCGCTACCGCTGCTCGGTGGTCGTCGGCACGCCGGCCGGCAACATCCTGATCGATTCCACGCCCGAACTGCGGCTCCAGCTCCTGCGCGAAAACGTGAAGCTGGTGAGCGCGGTGCTGTACACGCACTACCACGTCGATCACCTGTTCGGCCTCGACGACCTCCGCGTCTTCCCGGTGAAGCTCAACGGCCCGCTGCCGATCTACTGCACCGACGAGGTGGAGGAGATCATCCGGCGGGCCTTCGCATACGCCTTCGCACCGGGGAGCGAGGACGTGCCCATCGGGATGCTGCCCCGGCTCGAGCTCCGCCGCATCGACGAGCGCCCGTTCGAGGTCCTGGGCCAGCAGTTCACGCCGATCCCGCTCGTCCACGGCCGGTTCAACGTGTTCGGGTTCCGCATCGGCGACGTCGCGTACTGCACCGACGTGAGCAGCATCCCGGACCGCAGTTGGCCGCTCCTCGACGACCTGGACGTGTTCGTCGTGGACGCGCTGCGACCGGGCAAGCCGCACCCGTCGCACTTCAGCCTGGATCAGGCGATCGAGGCGGTCCGGCGCGTGAAACCGCGCCGGGCGTACCTCACGCACATGGCGCACTCGATGGAGTACGAAGAGTTGATGCGCACGCTGCCGCCCGGCATCGAACCTGCTTACGACGGGCTGAAGTTCGAGTTCTGA